The DNA sequence TGACGTTAATGgcgatatttttttataaagatcatGAAAGACATCCAATAAAGGGCTAGCTGcacaaccatgcatgcatgcttgcttgcttgcttgctagCTGCATTTAACTTTTGACCGCTCTGACTCTTTCGTAATCCAGAGTGGTTCACGAAACTTTTATCGAACCCATGCCAACGTTTTAGTCAAAGTTCGATTCTACATTATCTGTTTATTTAAAGGTTTTTATCTCATCCATCatctatattaatataatttgatttatcaCCATCGACTTTTCTCGCACTCGGGGTTGGTGTTGGCCCGTTAAAATGCTGGGTTTGGGGTTGGGGGTCAGCAATCAGCATCTCTTTGAAGCCACATGGGTGGGGTGGGTGTCCCAACCCACAAGCAGCAAAGGAAAAAGGATCAGAATtacttgtttctatttttttaactccGTTTTTCTAAGTATTCGATTTCTTGAagtattataactttttttttttttttttcaagaaaaaaagcCTGGTTtgatttcttatataaaaatatattttataaattagtttattaaCATGCAAATAATGTAGAAGCCTTCCATatcaattaacaaaaaaatattagtatcttgttttttatatatatatatatataatgatcttacaataaataattcgtctatttgtaaataatataatttttctttttcgttgtAATTCTATGATTTCTATCCGGGaagtaattataatttacacATAAACAATTACTCTAATTCCATAGTTTATTCCTGGTAATTATGGACTTCAATGGAAATGACTGTTCATAAttcaactgtttttttttttttaactttattcagTAGGAGCTGTTGTTCAACATCACAATCCTGAATAATAGAGACGAATTACAATGACTGGAATTCGGAATTAGTTGGGAAATTGAATGATCAGAATTACTTTACTGAGAGTTGGATCCGCACTGGCGCGCAGACTGgtccaattatttaaaaagaataatgttatatatagtcataaaatatataaatattatataatcagtttaaaaaaaataaaatttattattaaaaaattaatttattttatataaattttatatttatttattttttttaaaataattaaacagcACTTACACgctcacgattataaatatcattactcattttaaaaatcttCACAGCAGAAAGAGAGGAAGGAAAAGTACATTGACAGAAGCTAAGATCTCTGCAACCGTTAACAGAAAACAAAGTGGCAgtggaaaagagagaaagaaataaaaagatttcGTGCTGTGGCGTTCGTTTGGTATGGCTCTGGTTCTTAAACACTAACGACCAGTGCTCACTGTTCTGCAAAAGTTCCTCCTTAATTCCCCCTTACAGGAGGTGCTCCTTTTTTGTCAGATCTCGACTCTCAAAGCCCAGGAATCAAGCCCCAAGAAGCAACTACTGGGTCTTGTTCTTCTACGCGGAGTCCAACTCAAAGTTTCCCTTTCAAGAGAGTGCCCCTGCAGTGTTTATTGGTTTATTTTCTGTCTTGTTTTTTAAATCATGCCTGCTCTTCAGATAAAGCTACAATTGATAGGATATTaggtgagtgagagagagagaaaacattgTGTGTCAACTAAGGCACTGCCAATCTTGGAATTGGGTGAACTTTTTGAGAGTTTAATACATTGCAAAATTGTAACTTCCTTGGGCAAAGCTGTAACTGACGGCCTAGCCAATACGAGTGGCACCGTTGCCGTCCTTTGTTCGAAAGGGAAAACGAGACGAGCACTTAACTCTCTCTTTCTAGGGAGTTAAAGAAGGCAACGGATTGCGGACTGTAATACATTTGTCACGAAGTGTCTCTTGCTTACTCTGCTTGTGCTATTATAAATCCCCTCCTCAAGCCTCAAGTGCAGAGCCAAAGAGACCGAGATTTGGTATCTTTATTTGCATGGCAATAAATGATTTCTTTCAAGAATAttcttgggttttatttttgagattttcctGACTTATTTATAAGCTGTATGTTGCAGATCTACTTCGTCTGTAAGAAATGTTACCTCAGAAACATGCGGAGGAGGCCATGGTCTCGAGCTTCAACTTGACTGAACAACGTGATGACAGAGAGGAGGAGAAGGCAGACGAGTCGGGTTTGGGCCTCAAAAGCTTTCTCTGGCATGGTGGGTCTGTCTATGATGCATGGTTCAGCTGTGCATCCAACcaggtaaaggaaaaaaaaaattcaagtcatAAGCtggattcataaaaatattttttcaatcagTTTTATCTGAGAAAGACTTTACTGATTtgggttttttgttttggttttacaGGTGGCTCAGGTTCTGTTAACGCTGCCATACTCTTTCTCTCAAATGGGTATGCTTTCAGGGATTATACTGCAGGTCTTTTATGGTCTGCTTGGAAGCTGGACTGCTTATCTGATTAGTATTCTATACGTCGAGTACCGAAGCCGAAAGGAGAAAGAGAATGCCAGCTTCAAGAACCATGTCATCCAGGTAAGCATTTCAAGAACACCGTCACACTGTACAATTTCATGCAACTCAAATTTATCTGAATTtcagtataaaaaataaatgaattgttCTTTTGTGTATCTATGGACAGTGGTTTGAAGTGCTCGATGGTTTACTTGGTCCGTACTGGAAAGCCGTTGGGTTGGCCTTCAACTGTACCTTCCTCCTCTTCGGATCTGTTATCCAGCTCATAGCTTGTGCCAggtcttcttctttcttttctcaaacttGGCTTTCCATCATTTGCCTATGGATTTGTAGTTTCAAGGCGATAATAAGATTTAGGTTATGTTTATTACTAAAAATTCGTGCTTTTACGTGTTATTAATTATACAGTAATATATACTACATAGACGACCATTTGGACAAGAGGACATGGACATATATCTTTGGAGCTTGTTGTGCCACCACAGTGTTCATACCCTCATTCCACAACTACAGGATTTGGTCCTTCCTTGGGCTGGGAATGACCACCTACACTGCTTGGTATTTGACCATTGGAGCCCTTGTTAATGGCCAggtacaaaaaattaaatgaagagCATTTTCCATGAGCCTCTTCCTCTTTGTGTGCGCTTTATTTAATTAAAGCTTCCCTTTTTCActcttatattatatttatatttatatttatatattactgGTCTACAGGCGGAGGGTGTAACGCACAGTGGCCCAACAAAGTTGGTTTTGTATTTCACAGGCGCCACCAATATACTGTATACTTTCGGCGGGCACGCCGTCACCGTGTGAGTTTGACCATATcctaattttttaaagtaaccCATGCTGATATATCCTTCTCTGAACATTCAGAGAGATTAGAAAAGGGTAAAATTTATTGCTCTGTGATCTTCTGCTCGAAAGCTTCTGCATGCCATAAATGGGTCTTGAGGAAAAAGACAAAATCACGATCGAATTATTTTATTAGCTCCATTAATGTCCTACGTGTAGTTAATGGGACGCAGCATTTGACAGTTGAGTTAACCTAGATGGTTATTCaagggaaatattttattttgaagaaataattcgaaaaaattttaaatagataaattttatataaatttttataaaaaaaatagattttattttaagaaaatataaaaaaaattattatttattaataaaacttattattttacaaaaaatttatatagaatttatctatttaagatttgtatatgatattcctctttattttttgattgattTCCAAAATATGCTCTGTTGTTTCTGGTGGGTAACAAGAGTGAGTATGAGGTTCCCTCATTTTATAAACGAAGAAGTTCTAGCATAAGTTTTGGTTACTCTATACTTGGACCATGTGGTGATGTGCTTGGTCTCACAACTAAGTCCGTCGGCTTCCATTTACTAACTTTATGCACTTGGTCTAATGTTCTGACATGGTTTTCAGTGGCTtccattaaaaaatgttatgtcAGTACAATAGAGATCATTTGAGGTACAGGGTTCATTTAATAGGCATCCCAAAATCTTCGTTTTTGTTTCACCCAAGTTGGGATTATGTATGCTTCTTTCAATAAATGATGTTCATAAAATAGTGCCTTACAATTGTTCATTGCATCCGGGTCGTACTTCAAGAGTCCAGTCAAGTGAAGATCCCTCAGAATTTGGGGTTTTATTTcgtttttccctttctttctagtCCTAGTCAAGTGCAAAGTATTTGATTTTTCTGCCATACTTTGTGCCTCAGAAGTGTCctaggccttttttttttttttttttttttagtgaaaagtaaaatttttgtATATGATAAATGGGAATTGAAATTGATGCGTGATGGTTAGTAAAGTTTATAGGATCATCCATATTGCTTACAGGGAAATCATGCATGCAATGTGGAAACCTCAGAAATTCAAGTTCATATATCTCCTGGCCACCCTCTATGTTTTCACCCTTACACTTCCATCTGCGATTGCCATGTACTGGGCCTATGGCGACCAACTTCTGACCCATGCCAACGCCTTTGCGCTCCTTCCCCGGAATGGATGGCGTGATGCTGCAGTTATTTTAATGCTCATTCACCAGGTCCATACACTTTCCCTTTAGACTTGATTACGTTACCAATGTAAGTAGCCTGATGCACCAAtgaaataagagtaatgctacttgTAATGGGATACGTAAACGtggtacagttttgaaaaagagtgagatttattattaaaaaattattattttttcatgtaaattctatatttaatcatttttttcaaaaagattgtgCGTGTTTACACACTCaacgactacaaatatcatttctcataaaataatacTTGAAAAATTGCTTCATGGTATTGCCAGAGCT is a window from the Juglans regia cultivar Chandler chromosome 7, Walnut 2.0, whole genome shotgun sequence genome containing:
- the LOC108991890 gene encoding auxin transporter-like protein 1, coding for MLPQKHAEEAMVSSFNLTEQRDDREEEKADESGLGLKSFLWHGGSVYDAWFSCASNQVAQVLLTLPYSFSQMGMLSGIILQVFYGLLGSWTAYLISILYVEYRSRKEKENASFKNHVIQWFEVLDGLLGPYWKAVGLAFNCTFLLFGSVIQLIACASNIYYIDDHLDKRTWTYIFGACCATTVFIPSFHNYRIWSFLGLGMTTYTAWYLTIGALVNGQAEGVTHSGPTKLVLYFTGATNILYTFGGHAVTVEIMHAMWKPQKFKFIYLLATLYVFTLTLPSAIAMYWAYGDQLLTHANAFALLPRNGWRDAAVILMLIHQFITFGFACTPLYFVWEKVIGMHDTKSIFLRALVRLPVVIPIWFLAIIFPFFGPINSAVGALLVSFTVYIIPSLAHMFTFRSASARQNAAEKLPFFLPSWTAIYVVNTFIVVWVLVVGFGFGGWASMNNFINQVDTFGLFAKCYQCPPRAAAAKNH